The following are from one region of the Syngnathus typhle isolate RoL2023-S1 ecotype Sweden linkage group LG22, RoL_Styp_1.0, whole genome shotgun sequence genome:
- the LOC133146331 gene encoding dystrobrevin beta-like isoform X12, with the protein MVYAEHHCKKTFLRFPLPSVTPDTERMVMEERGRTERRRGDPPATEAARRQILVELADQDFDAICLSTYRTACKLRFIQKRCNLHLIDIYNVIEAVRDAGLNAVELNTGISVTRLENLVSSLFNQLSKRLPTTHPIKPRESTVLFVDFILAAIESEPESRLTVFSIKAILAVLCGGNLVDKLRYVFSQVSDSSGVMVLSRFDHFLLEALKLPSAVHEGPSFGYTNNMVRSCFPQQKRVMLNIFLDIVSDPPPCLVWLPLMHRLANVENVYHPVSCSYCRSNGMTGFRYRCLRCRGYQLCQNCFWRGNVNGSHSNQHQMKEHSSWKSPATKLGRALGKTLGCVSSREPSHPVYPEEPERTLNLANIVPAQPIGIPRPAMPLSSSAPESSKSSIPSPGRQDDEHKLIARYTSRLAETESSGVIPTRSINFDVNKQKRELIAQLESKNREILAEIKRLRSEHDAVCQPSPEKGSANPTLLAELRLLRQRKDELEQRMSSLQESRRELMVQLEGLMKLLKDEEQRQAAQAAGSSHSFPSRPSPSPARSVGTASPQMYSTQDSLAGVGGDVQEAFAQGPRRNLRNDLLVAADSITNTVSSLVKELHSADEGREEEERLLNGKDRAG; encoded by the exons ATGGTTTACGCTGAGCACCACTGCAAAAAG ACATTTTTGAGGTTCCCCTTGCCAAGTGTGACCCCTGACACAGAGAG GATGGTGATGGAGGAGAGGGGCCGGACAGAGAGAAGGAGGGGAGATCCACCGGCCACGGAAGCAGCCAGAAGGCAGATCCTGGTGGAGCTTG CGGATCAGGACTTTGACGCCATTTGTCTCTCGACATATCGAACAGCCTgcaagctgagattcatccagaAGAGATGTAACT TGCATCTCATCGACATATACAACGTGATTGAAGCAGTGCGTGACGCTGGTCTGAATGCAGTGGAATTGAATACTGGCATATCTGTGACCAGGCTGGAGAACCTGGTGTCCTCCCTTTTCAACCAGCTCAGCAAGCGCCTGCCTACCACACACCCAATTAAGCCACGAGAGAGTACTGTCCTGTTTGTTGATTTCATACTAGCCGCCATTGAGAG CGAACCAGAGAGCCGGCTGACGGTGTTCTCAATAAAGGCAATTCTGGCTGTGCTATGTGGAGGGAACTTAGTGGACAAACTCCGCT ATGTGTTTTCTCAGGTCTCAGACTCCAGCGGTGTGATGGTCCTGTCCAGATTTGACCATTTTCTGTTAGAAGCCCTCAAGTTGCCATCAGCTGTGCATGAAGGGCCGTCCTTTGGCTACACAAACAACATGGTCCGCTCCTGCTTCCCACAACAG AAGAGGGTGATGCTCAACATTTTCCTGGACATTGTATCTGACCCTCCTCCTTGTCTTGTGTGGCTGCCCCTCATGCATCGCCTTGCCAATGTGGAAAATG TCTACCATCCCGTCTCTTGCTCGTACTGTCGTAGCAACGGTATGACCGGCTTCCGCTATCGCTGTCTCCGTTGCCGAGGGTACCAACTCTGCCAAAATTGCTTCTGGCGTGGCAATGTCAACGGCTCTCATAGCAACCAGCATCAGATGAAAGAGCACTCATCCTGG AAGTCGCCTGCGACCAAGCTGGGCCGAGCCCTGGGCAAAACTCTGGGTTGTGTATCGTCCAGGGAACCCTCCCACCCAGTTTACCCAGAAGAACCTGAGAGGACCCTAAATCTCGCAAATATAGT CCCTGCTCAACCTATTGGGATTCCAAGACCGGCCATGCCGCTGTCTTCATCAGCACCAGAGTCCTCCAAGAG CAGCATACCCAGCCCCGGGAGGCAAGATGATGAACACAAACTTATCGCCCGCTACACTTCTCGATTGGCAGAGACTGAAAGCTCAGGG gtgaTACCCACTCGAAGCATCAACTTTGATGTAAACAAGCAGAAGAGGGAGCTCATCGCTCAGCTGGAATCCAAAAACAG AGAGATTTTGGCAGAGATCAAGCGTCTCCGCTCAGAACATGATGCCGTGTGCCAGCCCAGTCCCGAAAAGGGCAGCGCCAATCCGACTCTGTTGGCCGAGCTTCGCCTGCTCAG ACAGAggaaagatgagctggagcagAGGATGTCATCTCTGCAAGAGAGCAGGAGAGAACTGATGGTCCAGCTGGAGGGACTGATGAAGCTACTCaag GATGAGGAACAGCGACAGGCA gcgCAGGCTGCGGGGTCCTCACATTCTTTTCCGTCCCGGCCGAGCCCTTCACCAGCCCGCTCAGTTGGTACCGCGTCTCCACAAATGTATTCAACCCAAGACTCCCTTGCTGGTGTGGGTGGAGATGTACAAGAGGCTTTTGCCCAAG GCCCCAGGAGAAATTTAAGGAATGaccttcttgtagcagctgaCTCCATTACCAACACTGTGTCCTCACTGGTCAAAGAGCTTCATTCTg cagaTGAAGgtcgagaggaagaggagagattGCTAAATGGAAAAGACAGAG CAGGTTAA
- the LOC133146331 gene encoding dystrobrevin beta-like isoform X6, with translation MVYAEHHCKKTFLRFPLPSVTPDTERMVMEERGRTERRRGDPPATEAARRQILVELADQDFDAICLSTYRTACKLRFIQKRCNLHLIDIYNVIEAVRDAGLNAVELNTGISVTRLENLVSSLFNQLSKRLPTTHPIKPRESTVLFVDFILAAIESEPESRLTVFSIKAILAVLCGGNLVDKLRYVFSQVSDSSGVMVLSRFDHFLLEALKLPSAVHEGPSFGYTNNMVRSCFPQQKRVMLNIFLDIVSDPPPCLVWLPLMHRLANVENVYHPVSCSYCRSNGMTGFRYRCLRCRGYQLCQNCFWRGNVNGSHSNQHQMKEHSSWKSPATKLGRALGKTLGCVSSREPSHPVYPEEPERTLNLANIVPAQPIGIPRPAMPLSSSAPESSKSLAAAHRMNEEHALIAAYVNCLQSSPRSIPSPGRQDDEHKLIARYTSRLAETESSGVIPTRSINFDVNKQKRELIAQLESKNREILAEIKRLRSEHDAVCQPSPEKGSANPTLLAELRLLRQRKDELEQRMSSLQESRRELMVQLEGLMKLLKDEEQRQAAQAAGSSHSFPSRPSPSPARSVGTASPQMYSTQDSLAGVGGDVQEAFAQGPRRNLRNDLLVAADSITNTVSSLVKELHSDEGREEEERLLNGKDRAG, from the exons ATGGTTTACGCTGAGCACCACTGCAAAAAG ACATTTTTGAGGTTCCCCTTGCCAAGTGTGACCCCTGACACAGAGAG GATGGTGATGGAGGAGAGGGGCCGGACAGAGAGAAGGAGGGGAGATCCACCGGCCACGGAAGCAGCCAGAAGGCAGATCCTGGTGGAGCTTG CGGATCAGGACTTTGACGCCATTTGTCTCTCGACATATCGAACAGCCTgcaagctgagattcatccagaAGAGATGTAACT TGCATCTCATCGACATATACAACGTGATTGAAGCAGTGCGTGACGCTGGTCTGAATGCAGTGGAATTGAATACTGGCATATCTGTGACCAGGCTGGAGAACCTGGTGTCCTCCCTTTTCAACCAGCTCAGCAAGCGCCTGCCTACCACACACCCAATTAAGCCACGAGAGAGTACTGTCCTGTTTGTTGATTTCATACTAGCCGCCATTGAGAG CGAACCAGAGAGCCGGCTGACGGTGTTCTCAATAAAGGCAATTCTGGCTGTGCTATGTGGAGGGAACTTAGTGGACAAACTCCGCT ATGTGTTTTCTCAGGTCTCAGACTCCAGCGGTGTGATGGTCCTGTCCAGATTTGACCATTTTCTGTTAGAAGCCCTCAAGTTGCCATCAGCTGTGCATGAAGGGCCGTCCTTTGGCTACACAAACAACATGGTCCGCTCCTGCTTCCCACAACAG AAGAGGGTGATGCTCAACATTTTCCTGGACATTGTATCTGACCCTCCTCCTTGTCTTGTGTGGCTGCCCCTCATGCATCGCCTTGCCAATGTGGAAAATG TCTACCATCCCGTCTCTTGCTCGTACTGTCGTAGCAACGGTATGACCGGCTTCCGCTATCGCTGTCTCCGTTGCCGAGGGTACCAACTCTGCCAAAATTGCTTCTGGCGTGGCAATGTCAACGGCTCTCATAGCAACCAGCATCAGATGAAAGAGCACTCATCCTGG AAGTCGCCTGCGACCAAGCTGGGCCGAGCCCTGGGCAAAACTCTGGGTTGTGTATCGTCCAGGGAACCCTCCCACCCAGTTTACCCAGAAGAACCTGAGAGGACCCTAAATCTCGCAAATATAGT CCCTGCTCAACCTATTGGGATTCCAAGACCGGCCATGCCGCTGTCTTCATCAGCACCAGAGTCCTCCAAGAG TTTGGCAGCAGCTCATCGCATGAATGAGGAACACGCTTTGATCGCCGCTTATGTGAATTGCCTCCAAAGcagcccacg CAGCATACCCAGCCCCGGGAGGCAAGATGATGAACACAAACTTATCGCCCGCTACACTTCTCGATTGGCAGAGACTGAAAGCTCAGGG gtgaTACCCACTCGAAGCATCAACTTTGATGTAAACAAGCAGAAGAGGGAGCTCATCGCTCAGCTGGAATCCAAAAACAG AGAGATTTTGGCAGAGATCAAGCGTCTCCGCTCAGAACATGATGCCGTGTGCCAGCCCAGTCCCGAAAAGGGCAGCGCCAATCCGACTCTGTTGGCCGAGCTTCGCCTGCTCAG ACAGAggaaagatgagctggagcagAGGATGTCATCTCTGCAAGAGAGCAGGAGAGAACTGATGGTCCAGCTGGAGGGACTGATGAAGCTACTCaag GATGAGGAACAGCGACAGGCA gcgCAGGCTGCGGGGTCCTCACATTCTTTTCCGTCCCGGCCGAGCCCTTCACCAGCCCGCTCAGTTGGTACCGCGTCTCCACAAATGTATTCAACCCAAGACTCCCTTGCTGGTGTGGGTGGAGATGTACAAGAGGCTTTTGCCCAAG GCCCCAGGAGAAATTTAAGGAATGaccttcttgtagcagctgaCTCCATTACCAACACTGTGTCCTCACTGGTCAAAGAGCTTCATTCTg aTGAAGgtcgagaggaagaggagagattGCTAAATGGAAAAGACAGAG CAGGTTAA
- the LOC133146331 gene encoding dystrobrevin beta-like isoform X5 — translation MVYAEHHCKKTFLRFPLPSVTPDTERMVMEERGRTERRRGDPPATEAARRQILVELADQDFDAICLSTYRTACKLRFIQKRCNLHLIDIYNVIEAVRDAGLNAVELNTGISVTRLENLVSSLFNQLSKRLPTTHPIKPRESTVLFVDFILAAIESEPESRLTVFSIKAILAVLCGGNLVDKLRYVFSQVSDSSGVMVLSRFDHFLLEALKLPSAVHEGPSFGYTNNMVRSCFPQQKRVMLNIFLDIVSDPPPCLVWLPLMHRLANVENVYHPVSCSYCRSNGMTGFRYRCLRCRGYQLCQNCFWRGNVNGSHSNQHQMKEHSSWKSPATKLGRALGKTLGCVSSREPSHPVYPEEPERTLNLANIVPAQPIGIPRPAMPLSSSAPESSKSSLAAAHRMNEEHALIAAYVNCLQSSPRSIPSPGRQDDEHKLIARYTSRLAETESSGVIPTRSINFDVNKQKRELIAQLESKNREILAEIKRLRSEHDAVCQPSPEKGSANPTLLAELRLLRQRKDELEQRMSSLQESRRELMVQLEGLMKLLKDEEQRQAAQAAGSSHSFPSRPSPSPARSVGTASPQMYSTQDSLAGVGGDVQEAFAQGPRRNLRNDLLVAADSITNTVSSLVKELHSADEGREEEERLLNGKDRG, via the exons ATGGTTTACGCTGAGCACCACTGCAAAAAG ACATTTTTGAGGTTCCCCTTGCCAAGTGTGACCCCTGACACAGAGAG GATGGTGATGGAGGAGAGGGGCCGGACAGAGAGAAGGAGGGGAGATCCACCGGCCACGGAAGCAGCCAGAAGGCAGATCCTGGTGGAGCTTG CGGATCAGGACTTTGACGCCATTTGTCTCTCGACATATCGAACAGCCTgcaagctgagattcatccagaAGAGATGTAACT TGCATCTCATCGACATATACAACGTGATTGAAGCAGTGCGTGACGCTGGTCTGAATGCAGTGGAATTGAATACTGGCATATCTGTGACCAGGCTGGAGAACCTGGTGTCCTCCCTTTTCAACCAGCTCAGCAAGCGCCTGCCTACCACACACCCAATTAAGCCACGAGAGAGTACTGTCCTGTTTGTTGATTTCATACTAGCCGCCATTGAGAG CGAACCAGAGAGCCGGCTGACGGTGTTCTCAATAAAGGCAATTCTGGCTGTGCTATGTGGAGGGAACTTAGTGGACAAACTCCGCT ATGTGTTTTCTCAGGTCTCAGACTCCAGCGGTGTGATGGTCCTGTCCAGATTTGACCATTTTCTGTTAGAAGCCCTCAAGTTGCCATCAGCTGTGCATGAAGGGCCGTCCTTTGGCTACACAAACAACATGGTCCGCTCCTGCTTCCCACAACAG AAGAGGGTGATGCTCAACATTTTCCTGGACATTGTATCTGACCCTCCTCCTTGTCTTGTGTGGCTGCCCCTCATGCATCGCCTTGCCAATGTGGAAAATG TCTACCATCCCGTCTCTTGCTCGTACTGTCGTAGCAACGGTATGACCGGCTTCCGCTATCGCTGTCTCCGTTGCCGAGGGTACCAACTCTGCCAAAATTGCTTCTGGCGTGGCAATGTCAACGGCTCTCATAGCAACCAGCATCAGATGAAAGAGCACTCATCCTGG AAGTCGCCTGCGACCAAGCTGGGCCGAGCCCTGGGCAAAACTCTGGGTTGTGTATCGTCCAGGGAACCCTCCCACCCAGTTTACCCAGAAGAACCTGAGAGGACCCTAAATCTCGCAAATATAGT CCCTGCTCAACCTATTGGGATTCCAAGACCGGCCATGCCGCTGTCTTCATCAGCACCAGAGTCCTCCAAGAG CAGTTTGGCAGCAGCTCATCGCATGAATGAGGAACACGCTTTGATCGCCGCTTATGTGAATTGCCTCCAAAGcagcccacg CAGCATACCCAGCCCCGGGAGGCAAGATGATGAACACAAACTTATCGCCCGCTACACTTCTCGATTGGCAGAGACTGAAAGCTCAGGG gtgaTACCCACTCGAAGCATCAACTTTGATGTAAACAAGCAGAAGAGGGAGCTCATCGCTCAGCTGGAATCCAAAAACAG AGAGATTTTGGCAGAGATCAAGCGTCTCCGCTCAGAACATGATGCCGTGTGCCAGCCCAGTCCCGAAAAGGGCAGCGCCAATCCGACTCTGTTGGCCGAGCTTCGCCTGCTCAG ACAGAggaaagatgagctggagcagAGGATGTCATCTCTGCAAGAGAGCAGGAGAGAACTGATGGTCCAGCTGGAGGGACTGATGAAGCTACTCaag GATGAGGAACAGCGACAGGCA gcgCAGGCTGCGGGGTCCTCACATTCTTTTCCGTCCCGGCCGAGCCCTTCACCAGCCCGCTCAGTTGGTACCGCGTCTCCACAAATGTATTCAACCCAAGACTCCCTTGCTGGTGTGGGTGGAGATGTACAAGAGGCTTTTGCCCAAG GCCCCAGGAGAAATTTAAGGAATGaccttcttgtagcagctgaCTCCATTACCAACACTGTGTCCTCACTGGTCAAAGAGCTTCATTCTg cagaTGAAGgtcgagaggaagaggagagattGCTAAATGGAAAAGACAGAG GTTAA
- the LOC133146331 gene encoding dystrobrevin beta-like isoform X13: MVYAEHHCKKTFLRFPLPSVTPDTERMVMEERGRTERRRGDPPATEAARRQILVELADQDFDAICLSTYRTACKLRFIQKRCNLHLIDIYNVIEAVRDAGLNAVELNTGISVTRLENLVSSLFNQLSKRLPTTHPIKPRESTVLFVDFILAAIESEPESRLTVFSIKAILAVLCGGNLVDKLRYVFSQVSDSSGVMVLSRFDHFLLEALKLPSAVHEGPSFGYTNNMVRSCFPQQKRVMLNIFLDIVSDPPPCLVWLPLMHRLANVENVYHPVSCSYCRSNGMTGFRYRCLRCRGYQLCQNCFWRGNVNGSHSNQHQMKEHSSWKSPATKLGRALGKTLGCVSSREPSHPVYPEEPERTLNLANIVPAQPIGIPRPAMPLSSSAPESSKSIPSPGRQDDEHKLIARYTSRLAETESSGVIPTRSINFDVNKQKRELIAQLESKNREILAEIKRLRSEHDAVCQPSPEKGSANPTLLAELRLLRQRKDELEQRMSSLQESRRELMVQLEGLMKLLKDEEQRQAAQAAGSSHSFPSRPSPSPARSVGTASPQMYSTQDSLAGVGGDVQEAFAQGPRRNLRNDLLVAADSITNTVSSLVKELHSADEGREEEERLLNGKDRAG, encoded by the exons ATGGTTTACGCTGAGCACCACTGCAAAAAG ACATTTTTGAGGTTCCCCTTGCCAAGTGTGACCCCTGACACAGAGAG GATGGTGATGGAGGAGAGGGGCCGGACAGAGAGAAGGAGGGGAGATCCACCGGCCACGGAAGCAGCCAGAAGGCAGATCCTGGTGGAGCTTG CGGATCAGGACTTTGACGCCATTTGTCTCTCGACATATCGAACAGCCTgcaagctgagattcatccagaAGAGATGTAACT TGCATCTCATCGACATATACAACGTGATTGAAGCAGTGCGTGACGCTGGTCTGAATGCAGTGGAATTGAATACTGGCATATCTGTGACCAGGCTGGAGAACCTGGTGTCCTCCCTTTTCAACCAGCTCAGCAAGCGCCTGCCTACCACACACCCAATTAAGCCACGAGAGAGTACTGTCCTGTTTGTTGATTTCATACTAGCCGCCATTGAGAG CGAACCAGAGAGCCGGCTGACGGTGTTCTCAATAAAGGCAATTCTGGCTGTGCTATGTGGAGGGAACTTAGTGGACAAACTCCGCT ATGTGTTTTCTCAGGTCTCAGACTCCAGCGGTGTGATGGTCCTGTCCAGATTTGACCATTTTCTGTTAGAAGCCCTCAAGTTGCCATCAGCTGTGCATGAAGGGCCGTCCTTTGGCTACACAAACAACATGGTCCGCTCCTGCTTCCCACAACAG AAGAGGGTGATGCTCAACATTTTCCTGGACATTGTATCTGACCCTCCTCCTTGTCTTGTGTGGCTGCCCCTCATGCATCGCCTTGCCAATGTGGAAAATG TCTACCATCCCGTCTCTTGCTCGTACTGTCGTAGCAACGGTATGACCGGCTTCCGCTATCGCTGTCTCCGTTGCCGAGGGTACCAACTCTGCCAAAATTGCTTCTGGCGTGGCAATGTCAACGGCTCTCATAGCAACCAGCATCAGATGAAAGAGCACTCATCCTGG AAGTCGCCTGCGACCAAGCTGGGCCGAGCCCTGGGCAAAACTCTGGGTTGTGTATCGTCCAGGGAACCCTCCCACCCAGTTTACCCAGAAGAACCTGAGAGGACCCTAAATCTCGCAAATATAGT CCCTGCTCAACCTATTGGGATTCCAAGACCGGCCATGCCGCTGTCTTCATCAGCACCAGAGTCCTCCAAGAG CATACCCAGCCCCGGGAGGCAAGATGATGAACACAAACTTATCGCCCGCTACACTTCTCGATTGGCAGAGACTGAAAGCTCAGGG gtgaTACCCACTCGAAGCATCAACTTTGATGTAAACAAGCAGAAGAGGGAGCTCATCGCTCAGCTGGAATCCAAAAACAG AGAGATTTTGGCAGAGATCAAGCGTCTCCGCTCAGAACATGATGCCGTGTGCCAGCCCAGTCCCGAAAAGGGCAGCGCCAATCCGACTCTGTTGGCCGAGCTTCGCCTGCTCAG ACAGAggaaagatgagctggagcagAGGATGTCATCTCTGCAAGAGAGCAGGAGAGAACTGATGGTCCAGCTGGAGGGACTGATGAAGCTACTCaag GATGAGGAACAGCGACAGGCA gcgCAGGCTGCGGGGTCCTCACATTCTTTTCCGTCCCGGCCGAGCCCTTCACCAGCCCGCTCAGTTGGTACCGCGTCTCCACAAATGTATTCAACCCAAGACTCCCTTGCTGGTGTGGGTGGAGATGTACAAGAGGCTTTTGCCCAAG GCCCCAGGAGAAATTTAAGGAATGaccttcttgtagcagctgaCTCCATTACCAACACTGTGTCCTCACTGGTCAAAGAGCTTCATTCTg cagaTGAAGgtcgagaggaagaggagagattGCTAAATGGAAAAGACAGAG CAGGTTAA
- the LOC133146331 gene encoding dystrobrevin beta-like isoform X14: protein MVYAEHHCKKTFLRFPLPSVTPDTERMVMEERGRTERRRGDPPATEAARRQILVELADQDFDAICLSTYRTACKLRFIQKRCNLHLIDIYNVIEAVRDAGLNAVELNTGISVTRLENLVSSLFNQLSKRLPTTHPIKPRESTVLFVDFILAAIESEPESRLTVFSIKAILAVLCGGNLVDKLRYVFSQVSDSSGVMVLSRFDHFLLEALKLPSAVHEGPSFGYTNNMVRSCFPQQKRVMLNIFLDIVSDPPPCLVWLPLMHRLANVENVYHPVSCSYCRSNGMTGFRYRCLRCRGYQLCQNCFWRGNVNGSHSNQHQMKEHSSWKSPATKLGRALGKTLGCVSSREPSHPVYPEEPERTLNLANIVPAQPIGIPRPAMPLSSSAPESSKSLAAAHRMNEEHALIAAYVNCLQSSPRSIPSPGRQDDEHKLIARYTSRLAETESSGVIPTRSINFDVNKQKRELIAQLESKNREILAEIKRLRSEHDAVCQPSPEKGSANPTLLAELRLLRQRKDELEQRMSSLQESRRELMVQLEGLMKLLKAQAAGSSHSFPSRPSPSPARSVGTASPQMYSTQDSLAGVGGDVQEAFAQGPRRNLRNDLLVAADSITNTVSSLVKELHSDEGREEEERLLNGKDRAG from the exons ATGGTTTACGCTGAGCACCACTGCAAAAAG ACATTTTTGAGGTTCCCCTTGCCAAGTGTGACCCCTGACACAGAGAG GATGGTGATGGAGGAGAGGGGCCGGACAGAGAGAAGGAGGGGAGATCCACCGGCCACGGAAGCAGCCAGAAGGCAGATCCTGGTGGAGCTTG CGGATCAGGACTTTGACGCCATTTGTCTCTCGACATATCGAACAGCCTgcaagctgagattcatccagaAGAGATGTAACT TGCATCTCATCGACATATACAACGTGATTGAAGCAGTGCGTGACGCTGGTCTGAATGCAGTGGAATTGAATACTGGCATATCTGTGACCAGGCTGGAGAACCTGGTGTCCTCCCTTTTCAACCAGCTCAGCAAGCGCCTGCCTACCACACACCCAATTAAGCCACGAGAGAGTACTGTCCTGTTTGTTGATTTCATACTAGCCGCCATTGAGAG CGAACCAGAGAGCCGGCTGACGGTGTTCTCAATAAAGGCAATTCTGGCTGTGCTATGTGGAGGGAACTTAGTGGACAAACTCCGCT ATGTGTTTTCTCAGGTCTCAGACTCCAGCGGTGTGATGGTCCTGTCCAGATTTGACCATTTTCTGTTAGAAGCCCTCAAGTTGCCATCAGCTGTGCATGAAGGGCCGTCCTTTGGCTACACAAACAACATGGTCCGCTCCTGCTTCCCACAACAG AAGAGGGTGATGCTCAACATTTTCCTGGACATTGTATCTGACCCTCCTCCTTGTCTTGTGTGGCTGCCCCTCATGCATCGCCTTGCCAATGTGGAAAATG TCTACCATCCCGTCTCTTGCTCGTACTGTCGTAGCAACGGTATGACCGGCTTCCGCTATCGCTGTCTCCGTTGCCGAGGGTACCAACTCTGCCAAAATTGCTTCTGGCGTGGCAATGTCAACGGCTCTCATAGCAACCAGCATCAGATGAAAGAGCACTCATCCTGG AAGTCGCCTGCGACCAAGCTGGGCCGAGCCCTGGGCAAAACTCTGGGTTGTGTATCGTCCAGGGAACCCTCCCACCCAGTTTACCCAGAAGAACCTGAGAGGACCCTAAATCTCGCAAATATAGT CCCTGCTCAACCTATTGGGATTCCAAGACCGGCCATGCCGCTGTCTTCATCAGCACCAGAGTCCTCCAAGAG TTTGGCAGCAGCTCATCGCATGAATGAGGAACACGCTTTGATCGCCGCTTATGTGAATTGCCTCCAAAGcagcccacg CAGCATACCCAGCCCCGGGAGGCAAGATGATGAACACAAACTTATCGCCCGCTACACTTCTCGATTGGCAGAGACTGAAAGCTCAGGG gtgaTACCCACTCGAAGCATCAACTTTGATGTAAACAAGCAGAAGAGGGAGCTCATCGCTCAGCTGGAATCCAAAAACAG AGAGATTTTGGCAGAGATCAAGCGTCTCCGCTCAGAACATGATGCCGTGTGCCAGCCCAGTCCCGAAAAGGGCAGCGCCAATCCGACTCTGTTGGCCGAGCTTCGCCTGCTCAG ACAGAggaaagatgagctggagcagAGGATGTCATCTCTGCAAGAGAGCAGGAGAGAACTGATGGTCCAGCTGGAGGGACTGATGAAGCTACTCaag gcgCAGGCTGCGGGGTCCTCACATTCTTTTCCGTCCCGGCCGAGCCCTTCACCAGCCCGCTCAGTTGGTACCGCGTCTCCACAAATGTATTCAACCCAAGACTCCCTTGCTGGTGTGGGTGGAGATGTACAAGAGGCTTTTGCCCAAG GCCCCAGGAGAAATTTAAGGAATGaccttcttgtagcagctgaCTCCATTACCAACACTGTGTCCTCACTGGTCAAAGAGCTTCATTCTg aTGAAGgtcgagaggaagaggagagattGCTAAATGGAAAAGACAGAG CAGGTTAA